One Dysidea avara chromosome 7, odDysAvar1.4, whole genome shotgun sequence genomic region harbors:
- the LOC136261992 gene encoding NLR family CARD domain-containing protein 3-like: protein MSTATVNLDDICDSDHLNLLSQKIVIWEEVVYHLGLDETDVQAIKHDGDTYDLQKRCMLKRWNNKEKNTDSTYRVLHDCFISNGKSKLAEDLVEILRQPVQPVASKVMKKYKEKLEKQYRMLPLIGGDHWPPRPSEAYINLALIKQHRIKIGKISDEYTRHTIHYGPDDILNEKEPIELPDIFKFGKGEESKCVLIEAGPGLGKTMLSVKICKEWASGRLLQDYDIVVLLLLRHSELQKAETIADLFPLEDKDFKKELMKEIYRSEGSKVCFIVEGFDELPLKLQKESIFINIIKKLPNSTVVYTSRPVGAEKLRQQVVSKRIEIIGFKPEQVQEYIKTTLIELSKQDQSNERVGKNKAASLIKLIQSNPLVGRLVHIPIYLAIVIHIFYHKQSLPSSRTELYRSLLLSTILRYLHEKKQDGTESLQFFNELSSLETKHLHNVCKLAFQGLQNGKVTFSTYDIQSYEIPDDINGLGLLNVAPMLSEWGTLKNFNFVHLTLQEFCAAIYVFELPKPEQFDVFIKHRDDTKFQIVWQFYAGLSKLNTKRIFTSMIPTLGMYSVLQKVDLVQLLLYLYEASTPDLCKEVIKFINGTVDLSYFEMDLLHCSALAYFVTNCSPGSIKVLNLGWCGIGDDGLLAVSEALTEPFQSDPYAVNLLLDPLELNLSFNDLTESGANHIAKLLSSPCLVGKLVCTGNHKLGDNGVETIVKSTIDNYTIQILELRGCGIGIKGIQAISESFKNISDLKTLDISENNLDHEMLKLLTESLANNYTLTTLKLKWCQLGSDLSEVIVDNLLNSSLLNLDLQHNHLGNTGVASIVHALKKNPKLNSLNLDINDITDDGVPSLSELITANLSNLSELYVSGNLLDHGIEAVCSALTKNNSLRTVGVMPYSMSLGEQSSIALSKLLTSTTIKSLHIVLPDNCSALSTAIASNTTLKELKICVKSASHFSALLNGVKQNTSITNLDFLFTRMDEQWLKGLASMLKIKTNLTSLIINGEFYAEKCVVLCNELLNCKQL, encoded by the coding sequence TGAGTACTGCAACAGTGAATCTTGATGATATATGTGACTCTGATCATCTGAACTTACTGTCTCAAAAGATAGTGATATGGGAAGAGGTTGTTTATCATCTGGGACTAGATGAAACAGATGTTCAGGCAATCAAACATGATGGCGACACCTATGATTTGCAGAAACGTTGCATGCTAAAGAGATGGAATAATAAGGAAAAAAATACTGATTCGACATATAGAGTGTTACATGATTGCTTTATCAGCAACGGCAAGTCTAAACTGGCAGAAGACCTGGTGGAAATATTGAGGCAACCAGTGCAACCTGTAGCTTCTAAAGTAATGAAgaagtataaagaaaaattgGAAAAGCAGTATAGAATGTTACCACTTATTGGAGGTGACCATTGGCCCCCAAGGCCATCAGAGGCTTACATCAACTTAGCATTGATAAAACAGCATCGTATTAAAATTGGTAAAATTAGTGATGAGTATACCAGACACACTATACACTATGGTCCTGATGATATACTTAATGAAAAGGAACCAATTGAACTTCCTGATATCTTTAAATTTGGAAAGGGAGAAGAGAGTAAATGTGTTTTGATTGAAGCTGGTCCAGGCCTTGGCAAGACAATGTTGTCAGTTAAAATTTGTAAAGAGTGGGCTAGTGGACGCTTACTACAGGACTATGATATAGTGGTGCTATTGTTATTGCGACATAGTGAGTTACAAAAGGCTGAAACAATTGCAGATCTTTTCCCACTTGAAGATAAGGACTTTAAGAAAGAACTAATGAAGGAAATTTACAGAAGTGAAGGATCCAAGGTGTGCTTTATAGTTGAAGGTTTTGATGAACTTCCACTAAAATTGCAGAAAGAGTCAATCTTCATAAATATTATTAAAAAGCTTCCCAATTCAACTGTTGTGTATACATCGCGTCCAGTTGGAGCTGAGAAACTTCGACAGCAAGTAGTTAGCAAACGTATTGAAATCATTGGCTTTAAACCTGAACAAGTCCAAGAGTATATAAAGACAACTTTGATTGAATTAAGCAAACAAGATCAATCCAATGAACGTGTTGGCAAGAACAAAGCAGCCAGTTTAATAAAACTGATTCAATCTAATCCTCTTGTTGGAAGGCTGGTTCATATTCCAATTTACTTGGCAATAGTAATCCATATATTTTATCATAAGCAGTCGCTACCTTCATCACGTACTGAATTATACAGATCTCTTCTGCTAAGTACCATTTTACGTTATTTGCATGAAAAGAAACAAGATGGGACTGAAAGTCTCCAGTTTTTTAATGAATTGTCTAGTTTAGAAACAAAACATTTACATAATGTTTGTAAATTGGCCTTTCAAGGATTACAAAATGGCAAAGTAACATTTAGCACATATGACATTCAATCGTATGAAATACCTGATGATATTAATGGATTAGGATTACTAAATGTTGCCCCAATGTTGTCTGAGTGGGGGACTTTAAAAAATTTCAACTTCGTCCACTTAACTCTGCAGGAGTTTTGTGCTGCTATCTATGTATTTGAGCTTCCAAAACCAGAGCAGTTTGACGTTTTCATTAAACACAGGGATGATACTAAATTTCAAATTGTCTGGCAATTTTATGCAGGGTTGAGTAAATTAAATACTAAGCGCATATTCACCTCAATGATTCCCACGCTAGGCATGTATTCTGTTCTACAAAAAGTTGATTTAGTTCAACTGCTGTTGTACTTGTATGAAGCCAGCACTCCCGACCTCTGTAAAGAAGTAATCAAGTTTATAAATGGGACTGTTGACTTATCTTATTTTGAGATGGATTTGCTGCATTGCTCAGCTCTTGCCTATTTTGTAACAAACTGTTCACCTGGTTCCATTAAAGTACTAAACCTTGGATGGTGTGGAATTGGAGATGATGGCTTGCTGGCAGTCAGCGAAGCACTAACAGAACCTTTCCAGTCTGATCCTTATGCTGTCAATCTACTTTTAGATCCTCTTGAATTGAATTTATCTTTTAATGATTTAACTGAATCTGGAGCCAATCATATTGCTAAATTATTGTCTTCACCTTGTCTTGTTGGGAAACTTGTTTGTACAGGTAATCACAAACTTGGTGATAATGGAGTTGAAACTATTGTCAAGTCTACCATAGATAACTACACTATACAAATCCTTGAGTTGAGGGGCTGTGGAATAGGGATTAAAGGAATCCAGGCTATCAGTGAATCTTTTAAAAATATATCTGATTTGAAGACATTAGACATCAGTGAAAACAATCTTGACCATGAAATGCTAAAACTTTTGACAGAATCTTTAGCTAACAATTATACACTAACTACTCTTAAATTGAAATGGTGCCAACTTGGATCAGATCTCAGTGAAGTTATTGTTGATAATTTATTAAACAGTTCCCTTCTAAACCTGGATTTGCAGCATAACCATTTAGGCAATACTGGAGTTGCTAGTATTGTACATGCACTGAAAAAGAATCcaaaactgaactctctaaactTGGATATAAATGATATAACAGATGATGGAGTGCCATCCCTTAGTGAACTGATAACAGCAAATTTAAGTAATTTATCAGAGTTGTATGTCAGTGGTAATTTACTAGATCATGGTATTGAAGCAGTTTGCAGTGCTCTCACAAAAAATAACTCCCTTAGAACTGTTGGTGTAATGCCATATTCAATGTCATTAGGAGAACAGTCATCAATTGCCCTTAGTAAACTTCTCACAAGTACAACCATTAAGTCACTACATATAGTTCTACCTGATAATTGTTCAGCTCTTTCAACTGCCATAGCATCAAACACAACCTTGAAAGAACTGAAAATTTGTGTTAAATCAGCTAGTCATTTTTCAGCACTACTCAATGGTGTAAAACAGAATACCTCTATCACAAATTTAGACTTTTTGTTTACTAGAATGGATGAACAGTGGCTGAAAGGCCTTGCCAGTatgttaaaaattaaaacaaatcTCACATCCCTTATTATCAATGGAGAATTCTACGCAGAGAAGTGTGTAGTGCTATGTAATGAACTGCTCAACTGCAAGCAGCTTTAA